In a single window of the Papaver somniferum cultivar HN1 chromosome 8, ASM357369v1, whole genome shotgun sequence genome:
- the LOC113302108 gene encoding scarecrow-like protein 28, which yields MLAGCSKLLSPTRHRLRSEATAQFQAVCSFQLPSMSTQRRELPCTFTRNTSRSQQPIRPVGLSVEKGFESKGSCSIRHKSRPPPSLSIPQPLIWEGRRGVEDVFWEEEKKSLKRQNSSDECGVNRVKRKRCSSDSELGSENIWFSQNVAGSGVTGTETPSLTAAKEERVSFLPRSTWMDFVVNEITATGDRGAAETSRAITKVKPGSSNSSESRSLTLKPEDNSSDDIEIGNGTRVPYPSEGRLTARNGGDVQPEHQDFELLGFLVACVESISSKNMSAITYYLSRLGELASPEGNPIRRVTAYFTEALALRAARLWPHIFHVSVPRDIDRAEDETASALRLLNHVSPIPKFLHFTSNEMYLRSFEGKDRVHIIDFDIKQGLQWPSLFQSLASRANPPSHVRITGIGESKQDLQETGDRLALFASALNLPFEFHPVVDRLEDVRLWMLHVKEKESVAVNCILQLHKMLYDQTGGVLRDFLGMILSTNPGIVLMAEEEAEHNSPSLETRVSNSLKYYSAIFDSLDSNLPLNSPVRIKIEEMFAREIRNIVSCEGIDRSERHECFDKWRVSMAQGGFKNIVIEDREILQSRMLLKMYSSDKFSLEKRGEDGAGLTLKWLDQSLYTVSAWAPVDVAGTSSVKSQPS from the coding sequence ATGTTGGCTGGGTGTTCTAAATTGTTGTCACCAACAAGGCATAGACTAAGGAGTGAAGCTACAGCACAGTTTCAGGCAGTTTGCAGTTTTCAGCTACCTTCAATGAGCACACAGAGACGGGAACTACCCTGTACGTTTACCCGTAATACTTCGAGATCGCAACAACCGATTAGACCTGTTGGTTTGTCAGTAGAGAAAGGGTTTGAATCAAAGGGAAGCTGTTCGATTAGGCACAAAAGCCGGCCACCGCCTTCGCTTTCCATTCCGCAGCCGCTGATTTGGGAAGGAAGGAGAGGGGTTGAAGATGTGTTctgggaagaagagaagaagagttTGAAGAGGCAGAATTCATCTGACGAATGCGGCGTTAACAGGGTTAAGAGAAAGAGATGCAGCAGCGACAGTGAGTTGGGTAGTGAGAATATTTGGTTTTCGCAGAATGTTGCAGGGTCTGGAGTTACAGGTACTGAAACTCCTTCACTTACTGCAGCCAAGGAAGAGAGGGTAAGTTTCTTGCCGCGGTCAACATGGATGGATTTTGTGGTGAATGAGATTACAGCAACAGGTGATAGAGGTGCCGCCGAGACAAGCCGGGCAATTACAAAGGTGAAACCCGGATCGAGTAACTCGTCTGAGAGTCGTAGTTTGACACTAAAGCCAGAGGATAATTCCTCCGACGACATCGAAATTGGGAACGGGACTCGGGTTCCTTACCCATCAGAGGGAAGACTAACTGCGCGCAACGGTGGCGACGTTCAACCGGAGCATCAAGATTTTGAGCTATTGGGTTTCCTAGTAGCTTGTGTGGAATCAATCAGCTCAAAGAACATGTCGGCCATTACATATTACTTATCGAGACTCGGGGAATTAGCTTCACCAGAAGGAAACCCAATTCGCCGTGTCACAGCTTACTTCACTGAAGCCTTAGCATTGCGTGCTGCGCGACTATGGCCTCACATTTTTCACGTTTCAGTTCCTAGGGATATCGATCGGGCAGAAGATGAAACTGCATCAGCACTTCGGCTTCTCAATCATGTCAGCCCAATTCCAAAGTTCCTGCATTTCACATCAAATGAGATGTATTTGAGATCGTTTGAAGGAAAAGATCGTGTGCACATTATAGATTTCGACATCAAACAAGGGCTCCAATGGCCTAGTTTGTTTCAGAGTTTGGCTTCTAGAGCTAACCCTCCGAGCCATGTCAGGATTACAGGTATAGGCGAGTCAAAACAGGACCTTCAAGAAACAGGAGATAGATTGGCCTTATTCGCATCAGCCTTGAATTTGCCTTTCGAATTCCATCCGGTGGTGGACAGGTTAGAAGATGTCAGGTTATGGATGCTTCATGTCAAAGAGAAAGAAAGCGTAGCTGTGAATTGCATTCTCCAGTTGCACAAAATGCTCTACGACCAAACCGGTGGCGTCTTGAGGGATTTTCTGGGGATGATTCTGAGCACTAACCCCGGTATCGTTCTTATGGCAGAGGAAGAAGCTGAGCACAACAGCCCAAGTCTGGAAACAAGGGTATCTAATTCATTGAAGTATTACTCTGCCATATTTGATTCACTTGATTCTAACTTACCGCTAAACAGTCCGGTCAGAATCAAAATAGAAGAGATGTTCGCAAGGGAGATTCGGAACATAGTGTCATGTGAAGGAATAGATAGGTCTGAAAGGCATGAATGTTTCGATAAATGGAGGGTCTCGATGGCGCAAGGAGGATTTAAGAACATCGTAATCGAAGATAGAGAAATACTTCAAAGCCGGATGCTTTTGAAGATGTATTCAAGCGACAAGTTCAGTTTAGAGAAGCGGGGAGAAGACGGAGCGGGACTGACACTAAAATGGTTAGATCAGTCACTTTACACAGTTTCAGCGTGGGCACCTGTTGATGTTGCGGGAACTTCCTCCGTTAAGTCACAGCCGAGTTGA